A window of Belonocnema kinseyi isolate 2016_QV_RU_SX_M_011 chromosome 9, B_treatae_v1, whole genome shotgun sequence contains these coding sequences:
- the LOC117180180 gene encoding AT-rich interactive domain-containing protein 4B isoform X1: MLSVQRSGSHGSAREMDWSWKNHGKGDDPPYLSVGTEVSAKYKGAFCEAKIRKVVRSVKCRVTYKQGLGTATVTDDQIKGTLRVGASVDARHNDRKDFVEATITKIQDCSQYTVVFDDGDITTLRRTALCLKSGRHFAESETLDQLPLTHPEHFGNPVIGGRRGRRSRQTQDDSSEDEDSPPHGSHESPRGEGKEGLEVEPEIGRVVCVELGDKKKKDNWFPGLVVAPTAQDTVRIRVKDDYLVRSFKDARYYTVPKKEATEFTKDLVNKVENSALKVAVEKAMLFLEKNELPPHWDKDSLFGNSVSSGNSDSDGDIDSDSSDDEPREEKDHFVAQLYKFMDDRGTPINNCPMIGEEDIDLYRLFRAVYKLGGYNRVTNQNQWKVITRRLSFSMQSNQTTHNLVKQSYKKFLHSFEDFYRKLGCTMVNHPRGSVRKQRPGRSLIRDKDRNTPVPQVKSEKEEEEKEKKFEEEKKEKREIKKEVKEVKEEEPAKPARKKEKEKEKEKALEKEKEREREREKEKEREREKEREREREKEREKEREKEKEKEKEKEREREKEKEKEKEESESISGQESDVNVEEEESSSSENSKKTSRYSGLNRAKAKEEKKAKEEKKKVLEKRKVEKKQEKKEEKPEKKEEDTTKTRSKSKDDATKVKQNADVRETPSREPEKKAFSKQRRLTEEEMKKRGRKRKDTDGEKSRADEQSVDYAPSYKGPVELGDRLKVYYGPNHESKVTYEAKVIDMEKDGTEPSYLVHYTGWNTRYDEWITPSRIAQNFTQTPGRVKRPKITPRPQTPGASSSGSGKSMKTGPLTPGSQTRRRAQSVAPSAGNPNLMKEKREDKEKDKEGLNRSTTPLLGARTKSPATPATGRLSRATRNAESVIELRRRTRRMSGHTDVTAASESEETDSYESDATEPEPEQRGRSKEKEEGNRREAKRRAETKIKLEASEGEDEKEAVEEPRRGKRLRRNLGKIPPEIKSEPESDEEQPKGRDFDLNQIRSELKGFDKAVKLEMLRVEPEPEEEVKPVEKEIPEKVIVMSPKVEKVEKVEKVEKIEKVEKIEKVEKVEKVEKIDKVEKVVEKVEKIVEKMEKKPEPAKVEKKLEPVKVEPVVDVKPPVENTEDIYEFKEPEPFEFEVRNKSGDKDKLKRRVFEDPVKSSPKKKQKTSLSPKETKPEVENTEIRKKVIRKTFAKKLEEPEEGVSTSRPLIQSSWKCEEAFDKLCESPAYNQPKPPQVEDSSRHTTNIDLLFTDLPDDDGVDDPEDRLIISETETPDCEQENIFSYQQDIFPPTDIDMDFKDDKKPKTQIQIEEPQPPPPVIIEPRPIPIEPKPTLSLIKPIPTPKVMEPKLAETKPLDFPPLLPPAPTVPVPISARLPVTSSIEEKLSAAAAFRNKVKETKKDDDGESSKKLGHFKEKEMRKELASLRRNKEDTKAKIEAESKKIPEEPVTKPIIKPDAEVLEEKARSPLIVTKVKDEVKKIEKRIEIENASQKLDLRKFTEQKPQERLEDKWKKSEEKIFPEEDRKPVEVEKQKPAINLEFADSTDSSDSERRLIIDNEVEFSEEKPLKFEVKLNLEKDLIIKPSLERDSVLKTQEKSLIKLNQERTSAVKLNQEKTPIKLNQERVSALKNVERSAPPKINPEKVSALKSFERSSLKISSERGSSLKQNLERNLTLKMNLAAVPEIERNLKELTAEEGKPLIQNQVRLQQAGLQCKFARVDEDGDNLNSLLCEEEIPGSPTPGVETIEQQVPGPSHVTPKTKMAETSIVLMELPFASAPTSSPTACSTISTSTMPLSQSSSAMVPVPLAVQHGPIPVRQEQHPAALQRQESNEAAPVMDNTPPTTPDSTISNICESPREVGTAGSSPMSEDSSKLNRDTSEVEIDSKMAGLSEDDASLLNSEGNGSDGPLKHSLKRAIEESGSKKRKRNRSHVESGGNNSGKKSPRQSGRSSRHGAGSDSDDTSEGSNQCSSGNSISTGHGHVNMTELSSYSSRSPRPTKYNFYVELDPEWDGSQRIAVLQQKLSELRKTYNSLKVELAGIDRRRKKLKRREREALKAAKAEMQQACS, translated from the exons AGATGACAGCAGCGAAGATGAAGACAGTCCACCGCATGGTTCCCACGAGTCCCCTCGAGGAGAAGGAAAAGAAGGCTTGGAAGTCGAACCAGAAATTGGAAGAGTCGTCTGCGTGGAACTTggtgataaaaagaaaaaagacaacTGGTTTCCAGGACTGGTGGTCGCACCAACGGCTCAAGATACCGTGAGAATTAGAGTCAAAGACGACTACTTGGTTCGTTCTTTCAAAGATGCGAGATACTATACCGTCCCTAAAAAGGAAGCTACCGAATTTACGAAAGACTTGGTGAACAAGGTAGAAAATAGCGCTCTGAAGGTTGCCGTCGAAAAAGCGATGCTTTTTCTCGAAAAGAATGAGTTGCCTCCCCATTGGGACAAAGATTCGCTCTTTGGGAATTCTGTCTCTAGTGGAAATAGTGATTCTGACGGTGACATTGATTCCGATAGTTCCGATGATGAGCCGCGAGAGGAAAAAGATCACTTTGTTGCCCAGCTTTATAAATTCATGGACGATCGAGGCACGCCGATTAACAATTGTCCCATGATTGGAGAAGAGGATATTGATCTCTACAGACTTTTCCGAGCTGTTTATAAACTTGGGGGCTACAACAGAGTGACGAATCAAAATCAATGGAAGGTCATCACTCGACGTTTGAGTTTCTCGATGCAAAGCAATCAAACGACCCACAATCTCGTGAAGCAGTCCTATAAAAAGTTCTTACATTCCTTTGAagatttttatagaaagttaGGGTGTACTATGGTGAATCATCCGAGAGGGAGTGTTAGAAAGCAGCGACCGGGTCGGAGTTTGATAAGGGATAAGGATCGAAATACTCCTGTTCCTCAAGTTAAGTCTGAGAAAGAGGAAGAGGAGAAGGAGAAGAAATTCGAGGAGGAGAAAAAGGAAAAGCGAGAGATTAAGAAAGAAGTTAAGGAAGTGAAAGAGGAAGAACCGGCCAAGCCAGCGAGGAAGaaagaaaaggaaaaggaaaaagagaaggcaCTAGAaaaggagaaagagagagagagggagcgTGAGAAAGAAAAGGAGCGGGAAAGAGAAAAGGAAAGGGAGAGGGAAAGGGAGAAAGAGCGAGAGAAGGAGAGggagaaagaaaaggaaaaagagaaggagaAGGAACGAGAGAGGGAGAAAGAAAAGGAGAAAGAGAAGGAAGAATCGGAAAGTATAAGCGGACAAGAAAGTGATGTTAATGTCGAAGAAGAGGAATCTTCAAGTAGCGAAAATTCGAAAAAGACTTCAAGGTATTCCGGTTTGAATAGAGCGAAAGCAAAAGAGGAGAAGAAAGCTAAAGAGGAGAAGAAGAAGGTTCTCGAAAAGAGGAAAGTTGAGAAGAAGCAGGAGAAGAAGGAGGAAAAGCCAGAGAAGAAAGAGGAAGATACTACAAAGACCCGGTCCAAATCCAAAGATGATGCGACGAAAGTTAAACAGAATGCTGACGTTCGAGAGACGCCCTCCAGAGAGCCAGAAAAGAAAGCTTTTTCAAAACAACGACGCTTGACAGAGGAAGAAATGAAGAAGAGGGGTCGAAAACGAAAAGATACAGATGGTGAGAAATCGCGAGCTGATGAACAGTCAGTGGATTACGCGCCTTCTTATAAAGGTCCTGTCGAATTAGGAGACAGACTCAAGGTTTATTATGGACCAAATCACGAGTCGAAGGTTACCTATGAGGCGAAGGTCATCGACATGGAAAAGGACGGTACCGAACCAAGCTACCTTGTTCACTACACTGGCTGGAATACGAGATACGATGAGTGGATTACCCCTTCTCGAATCGCCCAGAATTTCACTCAAACTCCGGGAAGAGTGAAGAGGCCGAAAATTACTCCTCGTCCGCAAACTCCCGGCGCATCTTCTTCTGGGAGTGGGAAATCTATGAAGACTGGACCCCTGACTCCTGGATCTCAGACTCGAAGAAGAGCTCAAAGCGTCGCACCCTCGGCAGGAAATCCAAACTTGATGAAAGAAAAGAGGGAAGATAAGGAAAAGGACAAGGAAGGATTGAATAGATCAACAACTCCACTTCTTGGAGCGAGAACTAAAAGTCCGGCTACTCCAGCGACTGGGAGGTTGAGTAGAGCGACGAGAAATGCCGAGAGTGTAATTGAATTGAGGAGAAGGACGAGGAGAATGTCGGGCCATACGGATGTTACAGCAGCTTCTGAGAGCGAGGAGACGGATTCTTATGAGTCTGATGCTACTGAGCCTGAGCCGGAGCAGAGAGGAAGATCCAAGGAGAAGGAGGAGGGAAATCGAAGAGAGGCGAAACGAAGGGCCGAGACGAAGATTAAATTGGAGGCGAGTGAAGGTGAGGATGAGAAAGAGGCTGTGGAGGAACCAAGGAGAGGAAAAAGATTGAGGAGAAACTTGGGAAAGATTCCTCCGGAGATTAAATCTGAGCCTGAGAGCGATGAGGAACAACCGAAAGGTCGAGATTTTGACTTGAATCAGATTAGGTCTGAATTGAAGGGATTTGATAAGGCTGTAAAACTGGAAATGTTGAGGGTTGAACCCGAACCGGAGGAGGAGGTGAAACCTGTGGAGAAGGAGATTCCGGAGAAAGTGATTGTGATGTCGCCAAAAGTAGAGAAGGTGGAGAAAGTGGAAAAGGTGGAGAAGATTGAAAAAGTGGAGAAGATTGAAAAGGTGGAGAAGGTTGAGAAAGTGGAGAAGATTGACAAAGTGGAGAAGGTTGTTGAAAAAGTAGAGAAGATTGTTGAGAAAATGGAGAAGAAACCGGAACCAGCCAAGGTGGAGAAAAAACTGGAACCGGTCAAGGTGGAGCCAGTCGTGGATGTCAAACCTCCGGTTGAGAATACGGAGGATATTTACGAGTTTAAGGAACCGGAGCCGTTTGAATTTGAGGTAAGAAACAAGTCAGGTGACAAGGACAAACTGAAACGTCGTGTTTTCGAAGACCCCGTGAAGAGTAGTCCCAAGAAAAAGCAAAAGACATCTCTATCTCCCAAGGAAACAAAACCAGAAGTCGAGAATACGGAAATCAGGAAGAAGGTCATAAGGAAGACATTCGCTAAAAAACTTGAGGAACCCGAAGAAGGTGTTTCCACCAGCAGACCCTTGATTCAGTCCTCCTGGAAGTGTGAGGAAGCCTTCGACAAACTCTGCGAGAGTCCCGCTTACAATCAACCCAAGCCGCCACAAGTCGAGGATTCAAGTAGGCACACTACTAACATAGATCTCCTCTTTACTGATTTACCAGATGACGATGGTGTCGACGACCCAGAGGATCGTCTCATCATATCAGAAACGGAGACTCCCGATTGCGAGCAAGAAAATATATTCTCCTATCAACAAGACATATTTCCACCCACTGATATTGATATGGATTTCAAGGATGACAAGAAGCCCAAAACGCAGATCCAGATAGAAGAACCACAACCTCCCCCTCCAGTTATTATCGAACCTAGACCCATTCCTATAGAACCAAAGCCAACTCTTAGTTTGATCAAACCAATTCCAACCCCCAAGGTTATGGAACCAAAACTTGCAGAGACAAAACCACTTGATTTCCCTCCTCTGTTGCCACCCGCGCCGACTGTTCCTGTGCCTATCAGCGCAAGACTGCCGGTGACTTCTTCCATAGAAGAAAAGTTATCAGCCGCTGCAGCCTTTAGGAACAAAGTCAAGGAGACGAAAAAGGACGATGATGGGGAAAGTTCGAAAAAATTAGGACACTTTAAAGAGAAGGAGATGAGAAAAGAACTCGCATCATTAAGGAGAAATAAGGAGGACACCAAAGCGAAGATTGAAGCAGAATCGAAAAAGATTCCCGAGGAACCAGTTACGAAACCAATCATAAAACCAGATGCAGAGGTTCTGGAAGAAAAGGCAAGATCTCCTCTTATTGTCACGAAAGTAAAGGATGAAGTGAAAAAAATAGAGAAGAGAATtgagattgaaaatgcatctcagAAACTAGATCTTCGAAAGTTCACGGAGCAGAAGCCGCAAGAGAGACTAGAAGATAAGTGGAAGAAGAGCGAAGAGAAGATATTCCCGGAAGAAGATCGGAAGCCAGTTGAGGTAGAGAAGCAGAAGCCTGCAATTAATCTAGAATTTGCTGATTCCACAGATAGCAGTGATTCAGAACGAAGGTTGATTATCGATAATGAGGTCGAATTCAGTGAGGAAAAGCCCTTGAAGTTTGAAGTTAAATTGAACTTGGAAAAAGACTTGATAATTAAACCGAGCCTGGAGAGAGATTCTGTTCTTAAAACGCAggagaaaagtttaattaaactGAACCAGGAAAGAACTTCCGCTGTGAAATTGAATCAGGAGAAAACGCCGATTAAACTTAACCAGGAAAGAGTTTCGGCTCTTAAAAACGTCGAAAGAAGTGCCCCTCCTAAAATAAACCCAGAGAAAGTTTCGGCGCTCAAGAGCTTCGAGAGGTCTTCCCTTAAAATAAGTTCAGAGAGAGGATCGAGTCTAAAACAGAACCTGGAGAGAAATTTGACCCTGAAGATGAATCTAGCTGCAGTTCCGgagattgaaagaaatttgaaagaactCACCGCGGAGGAAGGTAAACCTCTAATTCAGAACCAGGTTCGTCTTCAACAGGCTGGACTTCAGTGCAAATTCGCCAGAGTTGACGAGGACGGTGACAATTTGAATTCGCTTCTCTGCGAAGAAGAAATTCCGGGTTCACCGACTCCAGGCGTCGAGACTATCGAGCAGCAAGTGCCAGGACCTTCACACGTGACTCCAAAGACGAAGATGGCAGAAACTTCGATAGTTTTGATGGAATTGCCATTCGCGAGTGCTCCGACTTCGAGTCCCACTGCTTGCAGTACAATTTCCACCTCGACTATGCCTTTGTCCCAAAGTAGTAGTGCAATGGTTCCAGTTCCTCTGGCGGTTCAACATGGTCCAATTCCGGTGAGACAGGAACAACATCCGGCTGCGCTACAAAGACAGGAGAGTAACGAGGCAGCTCCTGTGATGGATAACACGCCACCAACTACACCTGATTCGACTATATCGAATATCTGCGAGTCTCCGAGGGAGGTGGGCACTGCGGGTTCGAGTCCAATGTCGGAGGATAGTTCCAAGCTGAATAGAGACACGTCTGAGGTGGAGATTGATAGTAAGATGGCTGGATTGAGTGAGGATGACGCGTCGTTGTTGAACTCGGAAGGAAATGGATCTGATGGGCCGTTGAAGCATTCACTGAAGAGGGCGATCGAGGAATCGGGATCAAAGAAGAGGAAAAGAAATAGGAGTCACGTTGAGAGTGGTGGAAATAATTCGGGGAAAAAGTCACCAAGACAGAGTGGAAGAAGTAGCAGACATGGAGCCGGAAGTGATAGCGATGATACGAGTGAAGGGTCGAACCAATGCAGCAGTGGAAACTCGATTTCGACGGGTCATGGTCATGTTAATATGACGGAACTTAGTAGCTATTCATCGAGATCGCCAAGGCCTACAAAGTACAACTTCTATGTAGAATTAG ATCCAGAGTGGGATGGAAGTCAAAGAATAGCTGTTTTGCAACAGAAACTTAGCGAGCTAAGGAAAACTTATAACTCACTGAAAGTTGAACTGGCAGGAATCGACAGGCGCCGAAAAAAATTAAAGCGACGGGAACGAGAAG CATTGAAAGCCGCCAAAGCAGAGATGCAACAAGCCTGTTCGTGA